Below is a genomic region from Triticum dicoccoides isolate Atlit2015 ecotype Zavitan chromosome 5A, WEW_v2.0, whole genome shotgun sequence.
GTTTCTTTTTTTTTTTCTAAGCGTAAGTTTTTTATTTTTGCATGCATAACCATGAGTAAGTTATTATGTAAGTATATTGTTTCCGAAAACCAAccggtggttggatggttaggaggacagtggtatctCCTGCGCACCGGAGTTTAAGTCCGGTGATACGCGTTCAGTGGGATAGTGCCcgttcagtctctcggaggtgctcatagaggtagggtgtgcgtgtgtgcgttcatagggatagtCTATGCTCGTGTATATGCGCGGCTTGGATTGTACTATGTTAAATAAAGTATATTGCTTCTGCCCACTCAATGGAGTTCCATCCAATCTGCATTACGATttgtgttagtatttgctttctgtcttTTGCCTTTTTTAGTGTAAAATATATGTTTCTTTGCCGTCCAGTGGAGATTCAATGGTCGAGTGCGCCGACACAAAAAACACATTCGAATTTGTTTTGGCCTATCCCATTATTTAAGAATTCCATTTTAATTGGAAAAATAATATTCCTAGCCATTCAACTTCCATGGGACAAAATTATAACGGTTCAGATTAAATTAAAAACCACCTAGTGATGTTAATTTTTGGCCTAGTAAATTTCAGTTGTGAGATGGGCTGAAAGAGGAAAATCTAAGCGTGCTTTAGAGGAAATGCCGGGAAAAAATAAGAAAACCAAAATGAGAAGAAATGGTGATGGGCTAAGGCCTCTTTTGGTTGGGGATGGAGAGAAAAGATGGGTGGTGAACTGGCTGGACTCGAGGCCCGAGTCATTTCAAGCGAGTCATTTCAAGATTTGAAGTGATTTTTAGAAAATATGATAAAATTACATACatttcaaaaatatcaaattaactaatatatatataaatTGAAGAGTGCATTATTAAGTTTATAATGTATAGAAGATACAAGTCTTGGAATTAAGAAGTTTTCCATAATTTGGTAATACTAATGAAAGAAAATATGCTCCAAAAGAATTACCAAATCTACTATATATGAAAAGGTTATAAAATTCAAAAGCGCACAAATTAAAGTGAAAAATAATTTCAACACATTTAAGATATAAaaaggaggaaagggtgatgggcTAAGATGGAGATGGGGAGAGACGATGGATATGTTCTGAATTTTATGAAACATATATAAGGTATGTAAAATAAGGAATCAATTCCAAAAAGGCAACAAAATTTAGAAGTGCATGATTTTACACATAagattagtactccctccatttttatatacaaggccacaaactcatattacaggtatcaAGGCAAAAGTTAATGTcttttaagtcaatgttgcaagtcagcttgtttccttgtttgccatgtaaattaatgtgtattttttctTTCATGCACATCAAACCAATGCTcctacttccgcatgcatgcaagggataattaatgtctcctttgctagtactacgaggcaaacaccattaatattgcatcgattagtgttagtggccttgtatatgtgcaaattgtaattttgatagtggccttgtatataaaaatggagggggtATTTTCTTCAGAACATCTTAAAATTTCGGAGTTATGATGATGATATAATATAagggatgcacaagccaagtaaagcatgaaacaaaaaatattactccctccgtcccacaatataagatgttACTGGTATTGTGAAGGAGGAAAAATAATAATTGGCTTATCAAATTCTCTATCGAGCCCGGAAAAAGATCCAACAAAAGATAGAAACAAATCCACTATTGGTTTCACGTCAAGCAATATGTAGAGTAACTCCCAATATAGGAGTAAAAGCAAGGCCTAATAAAGAAAGATCGACGTGGAAAGCTCCGATTGAAATAGGATCtaaacaaggaagagcacttgtcatTCGTATACTATAAACTTGCCCATACTAATGCATGAATAGATAACTAAAATAGTTACCTTTCAAGTCTAATTACTCTCGTGTGTTTCCCTGCATAGTTGCACTGAAAAATGCTGGTTTAGTCACTCTCTTGCAACAAGGGCACATGCTAGACAAAACTTCAGCTCCCTACTATCTACATCCAAAGTAAGGCTCTTCTATATAGTCTTTTGCTTGTCTTTAGTTCCAGTCTTTAACATGTTACACCACTCACCATCTGGCATTACCTTTTATTTTTCATGATTCCTCATTTTGTTGTAAATTTCTTCAAATCATAGACCCGTAAACTAGTTCCAAAAGAGAACATTGAAATTTCTTCACTAAGTGAGTTGGGTTTACGGGTTTTCACCCCTTCAGAAGTAAGCACTTGTTCATAATTTTGCACAGGCTTACATCCTTTTGTTGTCTATATTTCATAACACGCTGTATTCATTTAATTTCCCTCACCCCCCTTCCCACCCCCACCCACCAAATTTTATTTTCTAGACCACATAAGCCTCCGACGAAAGTGTTTTTAGTTGCCATGTTATCTTTGTGATGTGAATTCAGGAAGCTAACATGAAAAAAATAAGTTACTGGTTCTAGAATTATTATCCACTACTTAAACGACACTTTGCTTATGAGATCATCATTTTGTAGTTATTCTATGTCGGATAATAGTTTGAGCATAACAGTTGTGTCTCCTTTGTTGTGCTATCTGTTTGCATAGAGAAGTTCAGTCAGTTGGCATGTGATGTTCACATCGGCCCACCTTCTAATATTGCTTTAAATCTTTCCATATTTGAGTTGTGAATGTGATGTATTGTAAGTCATTTTTTGCGAGTAGTGTTGTTAAGTTTGTGATTTGTGGTCATACTCATTCAAATTACTTTCATGCCACAATGCAGTTTCACAAGGTTAGATGACTTGTGGTTGATTTGTTGTAGCAAGTACCATATATTAAATTGGCAGATGCATTCAAACAAGGTGACATGCACTGACGAAGCTTCGATGTGGATCAAACATATACCTTGCAGTTTCATAGCACTGACATCTGATTTTGGTTCTGTGTTTCACACCGTAGCCATAATtagtaactttgcatattttgaagTGTAACCTAATATATTTTAGAGGAAGTATAATGAAATAATTATACTTTTACTTAGAGTTTTAAGTCGAGGTTTGTAAAAACAACATCACTGTCAATCCATTTTCACCCATGTTGCAGTAACATCTGGCCCACAATAAACAACCAACATATAAGCCCTCTAAAAGGAATCAGCGTGGCAAAAGCGCGCGCACACTTCTAGTCATGTATgtgttcacataattctttttgtaaACTTTGGATAGGAATTTTGTTTTCCTAACATACCGGGCTTCAAAAAGCCCGGGAACCAAAAGTTCACAGTCGAAACATGAAGCATATTGCTTCGAATTGCCAAAGTGTGATCAATGATATTGCCGCCAAGCAGGAAGGGAAACATGAAGTTGTCATTAGAGAACTTACCACATCCAGATCCTTATTTACGCTATGTAATTTCATCCATGAAAAAAGAGGCCCGAATTATGAAGCCCACAATCTAGCTACGTTTGCTACTACTCTAAATCAGGGGAGGCATGCATGGCTTGGTCTCCCCCATGATACTATTTGTATTCCGATGATCATCAATGAATAAAACCTACTCTcttcgtttccaaatataagttttTATAAAGATtctaacaagtgactatatacgaagcaaaatgaatgaatctacactctaaaatatgtctacatacatttttatattatagcccatttgaacggagggagtagtggatTGTGCTAAAAAAACATGGAGCCTATTGGAGTATTTTAAAAGCAGAAAGAGTGAATACGCCTTGCTCTTCATAAAGCGGGTTCAGCAGCGGCCGCGCGAGACTACCTTCGGAGACGGGCGCGTAAGCACGAAATCGCGTTGACGCCCACCACGGAAGCACATCCGGCGATGACCATGAGCGCCCCGACTCCCGCCATCCACTCGCTCAGCGCGCCGCCGCGGCCGCAGGCGCCGGCAACGCCTCCTCTCCGGCGCGCTACCTCCGCGGTATCCACCCTCCGGGAGTCCCCACAGCCGCCTCTAGCGCCCCTGAGCATCTCCTCTCGGCGCGCCGCCCTCCTCACCCTCGTCCTGGCCGCCTCGCCGGcaaggcccgccgccgccgccttctccttcAGCTTCCGTACGGACACCACCACCATCTCTTCAACCGCCGGTCATGGCTATCGTTCCCCCTCACTCTTCTTGCTTTCCTCGCTGGTGTGTGCGCAGCTGGGCCGAAGGAGTTGCTGCGGGAGCAGAAGAGGAAGTCGGCGCGCTTCCTCCTCGCGCCCATCGCCGCCTCCCGCGAGACCCTCGTCAAGGCACAGAACCTTCTCGGTATTCTCCAATGGCTTAGTTTATCCTCCTATAATTTTGTCTTGCAGTTCTCGGCAATTGTGACCTTCGCAATGCAGCTTCGGAGAATGCGTCTGCGGCGGACGCGGAGGAGGTGAGGGGGCGGCTGAGCGCGGCGGGGAGGGACTGCGTGCCGCGGGAGAGGAACTCGGTAGTCGCCTTTCAGTCACGAACCGGCGTCGAGGTTGGGGGGCTTGCACTAGCCATGGGTGGTTTCTCTTTGCATTTTTGGTGTTCCAAGTGTTTGATGAAATTACCCGCAGGTCTGCACATTCAGCTTGATTCTGAAGAATGCCGCGTCGCTGCTCGACGATAAGGATCCTCTCAAGGTTGAAGCTGATACCAGCCTTGCAGAGCTAATACAGTAGGTTTATCTTGGACATCTCAAGAAGCTTGCCAAATTTCTGTATATTATTGTGTCAACTGTCGAGTAAACTATCGGGTCTTTTTTTGTGGCAAAATTGATCGTTAGTTAACCTTGTGCAGATCATTCTCTGACCTGGGAACTGTGGTGGAGAACAGTAACTTTGAGCTCAGTGATGATAGGTGAGTGATGTGGCCTCGCCACTCAACTTGTTTCTTTACTAAAAAAGTTCCCATA
It encodes:
- the LOC119303324 gene encoding uncharacterized protein LOC119303324, with protein sequence MTMSAPTPAIHSLSAPPRPQAPATPPLRRATSAVSTLRESPQPPLAPLSISSRRAALLTLVLAASPARPAAAAFSFSFPGPKELLREQKRKSARFLLAPIAASRETLVKAQNLLASENASAADAEEVRGRLSAAGRDCVPRERNSVVAFQSRTGVEVCTFSLILKNAASLLDDKDPLKVEADTSLAELIQSFSDLGTVVENSNFELSDDRKKMKDDLLSTISALDKYEQGVKDCLGV